In one Corallococcus sp. EGB genomic region, the following are encoded:
- a CDS encoding PTS sugar transporter subunit IIA — MVGLVIASHGRLADELVSTAEQIVGKLPAVATCNIEPGTPVEDLRAKMKQAVKTVDEGDGVIIMADLFGGTPCKESLMMCQRMNLEVLAGVNLPMLLKANSLRSEQMALSDMAHQLASYGQRNITCASALLREAQQQPRT; from the coding sequence ATGGTCGGCCTCGTCATCGCATCGCACGGGCGTCTCGCGGATGAGCTCGTCTCTACCGCCGAACAGATTGTGGGCAAGCTGCCCGCCGTGGCCACCTGCAACATCGAGCCGGGGACTCCTGTGGAGGACCTCCGCGCCAAGATGAAGCAGGCCGTGAAGACCGTCGACGAAGGGGACGGTGTCATCATCATGGCCGACCTCTTCGGAGGGACCCCCTGCAAGGAATCGCTGATGATGTGTCAGCGGATGAATCTGGAAGTCCTGGCTGGCGTCAACCTGCCCATGCTGCTGAAGGCCAACTCGCTCCGCTCGGAGCAGATGGCCCTGTCGGACATGGCCCACCAGCTGGCGTCGTACGGCCAGCGCAACATCACCTGTGCATCCGCCCTGCTTCGCGAGGCCCAGCAGCAGCCGCGAACTTGA
- a CDS encoding NAD+ kinase, protein MFEKVVLVTRKTRLADLVVRFNTKKQAKFYVERAGQDFHGFEAEDDTYRRAVDGLRSQLDVGLPVQQVDRSLVPTFLFTGKEVVVAVGQDGLVANVAKYVGSQPLVGVNPDPERFDGVLLPFLPRDARSAVLRTLEGRARVRQVQLAEARLQDGQRLLAFNDLFIGARTHVSARYQLRYGGKEESQSSSGVLVSTGAGSSGWLSSVFALARGLTRCTGGTPGKPWTLGWEDARLAFVVREPFPSRHSGADIVGGFVTAEQELVLESRMPQGGVIFSDGMEEDFLTFGAGATARIRPAEQRARLVVH, encoded by the coding sequence ATGTTCGAGAAGGTGGTGCTCGTCACGCGCAAGACGCGGCTGGCGGACCTGGTGGTGCGCTTCAACACGAAGAAGCAGGCGAAGTTCTACGTGGAGCGCGCCGGCCAGGACTTCCATGGGTTCGAGGCGGAGGACGACACCTACCGCCGCGCGGTGGACGGCCTGCGCTCGCAGCTGGACGTGGGCCTGCCGGTGCAGCAGGTGGACCGCTCGCTCGTGCCCACCTTCCTCTTCACCGGCAAGGAGGTGGTGGTGGCGGTGGGCCAGGATGGCCTCGTCGCCAACGTGGCCAAGTACGTGGGCAGCCAGCCGCTCGTGGGCGTCAACCCGGACCCGGAGCGCTTCGACGGCGTGCTGCTGCCCTTCCTCCCGCGCGACGCCCGGAGCGCCGTGCTGCGGACCCTGGAGGGCCGCGCGAGGGTGCGGCAGGTGCAACTGGCGGAGGCGCGGCTCCAGGACGGCCAGCGGCTGCTCGCCTTCAACGACCTGTTCATCGGCGCGCGCACGCACGTGTCCGCCCGCTACCAGCTCCGCTACGGCGGAAAAGAGGAGTCGCAGTCCTCCAGCGGCGTGCTCGTGTCCACCGGCGCGGGCTCCAGCGGGTGGCTGTCCTCCGTGTTCGCGCTCGCGCGGGGCCTCACCCGCTGCACGGGCGGCACGCCAGGGAAACCCTGGACGCTCGGCTGGGAGGACGCGCGGCTCGCCTTCGTCGTGCGCGAGCCCTTCCCCAGCCGCCACTCGGGCGCGGACATCGTCGGCGGCTTCGTCACCGCCGAGCAGGAGCTGGTGCTCGAGTCCCGCATGCCCCAGGGCGGCGTCATCTTCAGCGACGGCATGGAGGAGGACTTCCTCACCTTCGGCGCCGGCGCCACCGCGCGCATCCGTCCGGCCGAGCAGAGGGCCCGCCTGGTCGTCCACTGA
- a CDS encoding SPFH domain-containing protein: MFFGYMKSTPTTYVMQYRDGAVVREGAGLSFLYWKPATTLVAVPLSSADIPFAFNEVTRDFQPVTIQGQLTYRVEDPRRLAGLLDYSITPGGRHRSDDPEKLPDRLVQAAQVRARAVVQSLSLREVLVRSDLLESRVLAALADAESVKSLGVHVMAFSVLSIQPTPEMARALEAAAREALQREADEAIYARRNAAVEQERRIKESELATELVVEERQRQIREAKMAADIAVEEQRAALMERWVQNERQSADARAYTLEKTLEPVKNVDWKTLLATSANGGDPALHIALAFREMGENAQRIGELNVSPDLLRSLLPADSGPNPGPRSGPTPAVAPRPNKPGRADVQHFDR; encoded by the coding sequence ATGTTCTTCGGGTACATGAAGTCAACGCCGACCACGTACGTGATGCAGTACCGGGACGGCGCGGTGGTCCGGGAAGGCGCGGGCCTGTCGTTCCTCTACTGGAAGCCCGCGACGACGCTGGTGGCCGTGCCGCTGTCCAGCGCGGACATTCCGTTCGCCTTCAATGAAGTCACTCGCGACTTCCAGCCGGTGACCATCCAGGGGCAGCTGACGTACCGGGTGGAGGACCCGCGCCGGCTGGCCGGGCTGCTGGACTACTCCATCACCCCGGGCGGGCGTCACCGCTCGGACGACCCGGAGAAGCTCCCGGACCGGCTGGTGCAGGCCGCGCAGGTGCGCGCCCGCGCGGTGGTGCAGTCGCTGAGCCTGCGCGAGGTGCTGGTGCGGTCCGACCTGCTGGAGTCCCGCGTGCTCGCGGCGCTGGCGGACGCGGAGTCCGTGAAGTCGCTGGGCGTGCACGTGATGGCCTTCTCCGTGCTCTCCATCCAGCCCACACCGGAGATGGCGCGCGCCCTGGAGGCCGCCGCGCGCGAGGCCCTCCAGCGGGAGGCCGACGAGGCCATCTACGCCCGCCGCAACGCGGCCGTGGAGCAGGAGCGGCGCATCAAGGAGAGCGAGCTGGCCACGGAGCTGGTGGTGGAGGAGCGCCAGCGGCAGATCCGCGAGGCGAAGATGGCCGCGGACATCGCGGTGGAGGAGCAGCGCGCCGCCCTCATGGAGCGCTGGGTCCAGAACGAGCGCCAGTCCGCGGACGCGCGCGCGTACACGCTGGAGAAGACGCTGGAGCCGGTGAAGAACGTGGATTGGAAGACGCTGCTGGCCACGTCCGCCAACGGCGGCGACCCCGCGCTCCACATCGCCCTGGCCTTCCGCGAGATGGGCGAGAACGCGCAGCGCATCGGCGAGCTCAATGTGTCGCCGGACCTCTTGCGCTCGCTGCTGCCCGCGGACTCCGGCCCGAACCCCGGACCCCGCTCAGGCCCCACGCCGGCCGTGGCGCCCAGGCCGAACAAGCCCGGCCGCGCGGACGTCCAGCACTTCGACCGCTGA
- a CDS encoding general secretion pathway protein GspE, giving the protein MTRKLGEQLVLDGVLTPELLSRALARQQETGLKLGECLVRLGVDETPVLRLLAQELKTRFVSTEKLAQAKVEPALLERVPVRLAEGFDFMPLRLAQDALYVAISEPQRQRALEEIAKTVGVAQVLPFVAVRRSIRAAIRKHYYADAHAFEHPPEDLACPHCGASCKPGDFQCARCELLLVRSVEDLPPRDNVSLVRALLTKPEQTGARGVPRPPQQAETRVVSFQAQAQAKTKGPPVRPVIVAGLDLVNRPLSPFEAYVLSFVDGRTALSDMALITQVTELELRAVFESLSERGVTKLVGTLASAEAALAGDVSPAPAPKSAPPAPAVKVAAAPAARAPAPRQAPMPAVTAKPPPVPPAPAARVEDPREEVLQRVVRLEQAGKLAEALDLLERSIGLLPKPAPLYNRMGMILLNHQRDYERASAFFQKASDLEPENSVYTMNLYSVLALNAEATNAGQKKSRR; this is encoded by the coding sequence ATGACGCGCAAGCTCGGGGAGCAGTTGGTCCTGGATGGAGTGCTGACACCGGAGCTGTTGTCCCGGGCACTCGCGCGGCAGCAGGAGACGGGGCTGAAGCTGGGCGAGTGCCTGGTGCGGCTGGGCGTGGACGAGACGCCGGTGCTGCGGCTGCTCGCGCAGGAGCTGAAGACGCGCTTCGTGTCCACGGAGAAGCTGGCGCAGGCGAAGGTGGAGCCAGCGCTGCTGGAGCGGGTGCCGGTGCGGCTGGCGGAGGGCTTCGACTTCATGCCGCTGCGGCTGGCGCAGGACGCGCTGTACGTGGCCATCTCCGAGCCGCAGCGTCAGCGGGCGTTGGAGGAGATCGCCAAGACTGTGGGCGTGGCGCAGGTGTTGCCGTTCGTGGCGGTGCGCCGGTCCATCCGCGCGGCCATCCGCAAGCACTACTACGCGGACGCGCACGCCTTCGAACACCCGCCGGAGGACCTGGCGTGTCCGCACTGTGGTGCGTCGTGCAAGCCGGGGGACTTCCAGTGCGCGCGCTGTGAGCTGCTCCTGGTGCGCAGCGTGGAGGACCTGCCGCCCCGGGACAACGTGTCGCTGGTGCGCGCGCTGCTCACGAAGCCGGAGCAGACGGGGGCGCGCGGCGTGCCCAGGCCGCCGCAGCAGGCGGAGACGCGGGTGGTGTCGTTCCAGGCGCAGGCCCAGGCGAAGACGAAGGGACCGCCGGTGCGGCCGGTCATCGTCGCGGGGCTGGACCTGGTGAACCGGCCGCTGAGCCCGTTCGAGGCGTACGTGCTGTCGTTCGTGGACGGGCGCACGGCGCTGTCGGACATGGCGCTGATCACCCAGGTGACGGAGCTGGAGCTGCGCGCGGTGTTCGAGTCGCTGTCGGAGCGCGGCGTGACGAAGCTGGTGGGCACGCTGGCGTCCGCGGAGGCGGCGCTCGCGGGGGATGTCTCGCCCGCGCCCGCGCCGAAGTCCGCGCCTCCGGCTCCGGCTGTGAAGGTGGCGGCGGCTCCAGCGGCCCGTGCGCCGGCGCCCCGTCAGGCGCCGATGCCGGCCGTGACGGCGAAGCCCCCGCCCGTGCCCCCGGCTCCGGCGGCGCGCGTGGAGGATCCGCGGGAGGAGGTGCTCCAGCGCGTGGTGCGGCTGGAGCAGGCGGGGAAGCTGGCGGAGGCGCTGGACCTGCTGGAGCGCAGCATCGGGCTCCTGCCCAAGCCCGCGCCGCTCTACAACCGCATGGGGATGATCCTCCTGAACCACCAGCGCGACTACGAGCGCGCCAGCGCCTTCTTCCAGAAGGCCTCGGACCTGGAGCCGGAGAACAGCGTCTACACGATGAACCTGTACTCGGTGCTGGCCCTCAACGCCGAGGCCACGAACGCGGGACAGAAGAAGTCCCGGCGCTGA
- a CDS encoding class I SAM-dependent methyltransferase: protein MPSPAESYLLDFHARLAGVTSRWFGAAAVEREGVTAPSSYSLLEAVVPGAGRPLTVLDLACGDGHLLELLARRKQPGLSLLGLDMSEHELAAARTRLNGAATLVQGRAQSLPFGEACVDVVLSHLALMLMDDVERVLAELRRVLKPGGRVSIVVGGDLAPGNALEVFAGLMKSLLSAEGVPPFWLGDARVRSADGLRTLFAEGFTDVTVQSLSVLGDGSPQEVWESLLTTYDADRLSPAARASLKASFLQAVEPLRRADGSVPLSWGMRQLTAVRET from the coding sequence ATGCCCTCCCCTGCTGAGTCCTACCTGCTCGACTTCCATGCGCGCCTCGCGGGCGTGACTTCGCGGTGGTTCGGTGCCGCTGCTGTGGAGCGGGAGGGAGTGACGGCGCCTTCGAGCTACTCGCTGCTGGAGGCGGTGGTGCCTGGGGCTGGGCGTCCGCTGACGGTGCTCGACCTGGCTTGTGGGGATGGCCACCTGCTGGAATTACTGGCCCGGAGGAAGCAGCCGGGGCTGTCGCTGCTGGGGCTCGACATGAGCGAGCACGAGCTGGCGGCGGCGCGGACCCGGCTGAACGGTGCGGCGACGCTGGTTCAGGGACGCGCGCAGTCGCTTCCGTTCGGAGAGGCCTGCGTGGATGTCGTGTTGAGCCACCTGGCGCTCATGCTGATGGATGACGTGGAGAGGGTGCTCGCGGAGCTGCGGCGCGTGCTGAAGCCGGGCGGGCGGGTGTCCATCGTCGTGGGTGGGGACCTGGCGCCGGGCAACGCGCTGGAGGTGTTCGCAGGGCTCATGAAGTCCCTGCTGAGCGCGGAGGGCGTGCCTCCCTTCTGGCTGGGAGATGCTCGGGTCCGCTCCGCTGACGGACTGCGGACGCTCTTCGCCGAGGGCTTCACGGACGTCACGGTGCAGTCGCTCTCCGTGCTGGGAGATGGCTCCCCTCAGGAGGTCTGGGAGTCGCTGCTCACGACGTATGACGCGGACCGCTTGTCTCCAGCGGCCCGGGCGTCGCTCAAGGCTTCGTTCCTCCAGGCCGTGGAACCGCTGCGACGCGCGGATGGCAGCGTTCCGTTGTCCTGGGGCATGCGGCAGCTGACGGCGGTTCGGGAGACCTGA
- a CDS encoding ATPase, T2SS/T4P/T4SS family yields MTPSASAEAPATPEAVFASLLQKLGEAGRTPSGAAVSPRTPEALAEALFDVAGRTGAAMFSVWAADDTDSVQEDDEGDASEGRNAEPSERVLNAGITLFFIEKDASDRVGLLGTERVPVRQPMAYGLYRPLGKALAAHAKRGVDPVMPNRGVAAFPTGAADPDLEFRVSFRDDEPGTWTTALARDRETRQAYPSISSLPLSSGAAEFLKGLFNRLDKTLFSGQVVLLTGASNTGRSTTLRAVMDALPDDVHALAAVEAPKGGPGGATGVVKVGGELTLVQALRSFLRQDPDLLFADEVRTLEDMQMLCNAAFTGHATVCVLEAKTPEEGYAWLTEAMPGLPVHALIVHHTRDAATGALAMTLHQTKPTEAGNTLHIVPWTPGS; encoded by the coding sequence ATGACGCCGAGCGCGAGCGCCGAAGCCCCCGCCACGCCCGAAGCCGTGTTCGCCAGCCTGCTCCAGAAGCTGGGGGAAGCAGGCCGCACTCCCTCCGGCGCGGCCGTTTCGCCGAGGACCCCGGAGGCGTTGGCGGAGGCCCTCTTCGACGTCGCGGGCAGGACGGGCGCGGCGATGTTCTCCGTCTGGGCGGCGGACGACACGGACAGCGTCCAGGAGGACGACGAGGGCGATGCGAGTGAAGGGCGCAATGCGGAGCCGTCCGAACGGGTGCTCAACGCGGGCATCACGCTGTTCTTCATCGAGAAGGACGCGTCGGACCGCGTGGGCCTGCTGGGCACGGAGCGGGTCCCGGTGCGCCAGCCCATGGCGTATGGGTTGTATCGACCGCTGGGGAAGGCGCTGGCGGCGCACGCGAAGCGGGGCGTGGATCCGGTGATGCCGAACCGGGGCGTCGCGGCCTTCCCGACAGGCGCGGCGGATCCGGACCTCGAGTTCCGGGTGTCGTTCCGCGACGACGAACCGGGCACCTGGACCACGGCGCTGGCCCGGGACCGGGAGACGCGTCAGGCGTATCCGAGCATCTCCAGCCTCCCGCTCTCCTCCGGCGCGGCGGAGTTCCTCAAGGGCCTCTTCAACCGCCTGGACAAGACGTTGTTCAGCGGCCAGGTGGTGCTGCTCACGGGCGCATCCAACACGGGCCGCAGCACGACCCTGCGCGCGGTGATGGACGCGCTGCCCGACGACGTCCACGCACTGGCGGCGGTGGAGGCGCCGAAGGGCGGGCCCGGAGGGGCCACGGGTGTCGTGAAGGTGGGCGGAGAGCTGACGCTGGTGCAGGCGCTGCGTTCCTTCCTGCGGCAGGACCCGGACCTCCTCTTCGCGGACGAGGTGCGCACGCTGGAGGACATGCAGATGCTCTGCAACGCGGCGTTCACGGGTCACGCCACGGTCTGCGTGCTGGAAGCGAAGACCCCCGAGGAGGGCTACGCATGGCTGACGGAAGCCATGCCGGGACTCCCTGTCCACGCGCTCATCGTGCACCACACGCGCGACGCGGCGACGGGCGCCCTCGCGATGACGCTCCACCAGACGAAGCCCACGGAAGCTGGCAACACGCTACACATCGTCCCGTGGACACCCGGGAGCTGA
- a CDS encoding imm11 family protein codes for MFRRLTNALRRLWHRPSPSSPPDRLALPGGTEPTAAAPRRSRASVAEESPPPARTTRPRRPAARIVAHGTTPHVSGRKARRAGAVTATRFYDLHDDFRAPGRWEPGDPLDLEDKEVGDMWMFTAGRPVDPPGPLHIPNEQRAVPLDFSLAGASLTPVVHPRVAAVFARLAPEDVQLIPVDIEGQPEPYFLLVATRLIRCVDEAACLELHRYGPGDGIPSRVGQYRSVRGLRIDPAQVGRARVFRPWGWPVTLVVSEAVKEALEKEGVTGARFTPVTDTRH; via the coding sequence ATGTTCAGGCGTCTCACCAACGCGCTGCGACGGCTGTGGCACCGGCCCTCCCCAAGCAGCCCCCCGGACCGGCTGGCCCTGCCCGGCGGTACCGAACCCACCGCCGCCGCGCCCCGGCGCTCGCGCGCGTCGGTCGCGGAGGAGTCCCCTCCTCCCGCCCGCACCACCCGTCCGCGCCGCCCGGCCGCGCGCATCGTCGCGCATGGCACCACGCCGCACGTCAGCGGCCGCAAGGCGCGCCGCGCCGGCGCCGTCACGGCCACCCGCTTCTACGACCTGCATGACGACTTCCGCGCCCCCGGCCGCTGGGAGCCCGGCGACCCGCTGGACCTGGAGGACAAGGAGGTGGGCGACATGTGGATGTTCACCGCCGGGCGCCCCGTGGATCCGCCCGGCCCGCTCCACATCCCCAACGAACAGAGGGCGGTCCCGCTGGACTTCAGCCTCGCCGGCGCCAGCCTCACCCCCGTGGTGCACCCGCGCGTCGCCGCCGTGTTCGCGCGCCTGGCCCCGGAGGACGTGCAGCTCATCCCCGTGGACATCGAGGGCCAGCCGGAGCCGTACTTCCTCCTCGTCGCCACGCGCCTCATCCGCTGCGTGGACGAGGCCGCCTGCCTGGAGCTCCACCGCTACGGCCCCGGCGACGGCATCCCCTCGCGCGTGGGCCAGTACCGCTCCGTCCGGGGCCTGCGCATCGACCCGGCCCAGGTGGGCCGCGCCCGCGTGTTCCGCCCCTGGGGCTGGCCCGTCACCCTCGTCGTCTCCGAGGCCGTGAAGGAGGCCCTCGAAAAGGAGGGCGTCACCGGGGCGCGCTTCACGCCCGTCACCGACACCCGGCACTGA